From one Orcinus orca chromosome 10, mOrcOrc1.1, whole genome shotgun sequence genomic stretch:
- the EHMT2 gene encoding histone-lysine N-methyltransferase EHMT2 isoform X1 gives MLRGCIGAGGPGRDLQQSGGPAPGADEGTRGWEVGGVGTEARVQPPAAPEWAAGAGAPGTRARGTRGRPPGWGTAGAGGVGARGPRGLGDKGGEARAAGRRGRGRGAEAPPPPPPLFSVPEMRGLPRGRGLMRARGRGRAAPPGSRGRGRGGPHRGRGRPRSLLSLPRAQASWAPQLPTGLTSSPIPCVPSQGEAPAEMGALVLEKEPRGATERVHGSLGDTPRSEEILPKANPDSLETAGPSSPASVTVTVGDEGADTPVGATPLIGDEPENLEGDGDLHGGRILMGHATKSFPSSPSKGGACPSRAKMSMTGAGKSPPSVQSLAMRLLSMPGAQGATAAGPEPPPATASPEGQPKVHRARKTMSKPGNGQPPVPEKRPPEVQHFRMSDDVHSLGKVTSDVAKRRKLNSGGGLSEELGSARGSREVTLEKGDPGSLEEWETVVGDDFSLYYDSYSVDERVDSDSKSEVEALAEQLSEEEEEEEEEEEEEEEEEEEEEEEEEDEESGNQSDRSGSSGRRKAKKKWRKDSPWVKPSRKRRKREPPRAKEPRGVNGVGSSGPSEYMEVPLGSLELPSEGTLSPNHAGVSNDTSSLETERGFEELPLCSCRMEAPKIDRISERAGHKCMATESVDGELSGCNAAILKRETMRPSSRVALMVLCETHRARMVKHHCCPGCGYFCTAGTFLECHPDFRVAHRFHKACVSQLNGMVFCPHCGEDASEAQEVTIPRGDGVTPPAGTAAPAPPPLAQDAPGRADTSQPSARMRGQGEPRRPPCDPLADTIDSSGPSLTLPNGGCLSAVGLPPGPGREALEKALVIQESERRKKLRFHPRQLYLSVKQGELQKVILMLLDNLDPNFQSDQQSKRTPLHAAAQKGSVEICHVLLQAGANINAVDKQQRTPLMEAVVNNHLEVARYMVQRGGCVYSKEEDGSTCLHHAAKIGNLEMVSLLLGTGQVDVNAQDSGGWTPIIWAAEHKHIEVIRMLLTRGADVTLTDNEENICLHWASFTGSAAIAEVLLNARCDLHAVNYHGDTPLHIAARESYHDCVLLFLSRGANPELRNKEGDTAWDLTPERSDVWFALQLNRKLRLGVGNRAIRTEKIICRDVARGYENVPIPCVNGVDGEPCPEDYKYISENCETSTMNIDRNITHLQHCTCVDDCSSSNCLCGQLSIRCWYDKDGRLLQEFNKIEPPLIFECNQACSCWRNCKNRVVQSGIKVRLQLYRTAKMGWGVRALQTIPQGTFICEYVGELISDAEADVREDDSYLFDLDNKDGEVYCIDARYYGNISRFINHLCDPNIIPVRVFMLHQDLRFPRIAFFSSRDIRAGEELGFDYGDRFWDIKSKYFTCQCGSEKCKHSAEAIALEQSRLARLDPHPELLPELGSLPPVNP, from the exons ATGCTCCGGGGGTGCATCGGGGCCGGGGGGCCCGGGCGAGACTTGCAGCAATCCGGAGGGCCAGCACCGGGGGCGGATGAGGGGaccagggggtgggaggtggggggagtgggCACCGAGGCGCGCGTGCAGCCGCCGGCTGCCCCCGAGTGGGCAGCGGGCGCCGGCGCCCCAGGAACACGCGCGAGGGGCACGAGGGGCCGTCCACCGGGCTGGGGGACAGCGGGTGCTGGAGGGGTTGGTGCCCGGGGTCCCCGCGGCCTGGGGGACAAAGGGGGAGAGGCGCGTGCAgccgggaggagggggcggggccggggtgcggaggccccgccccctccccctcctctcttctcGGTCCCTGAGATGCGGGGTCTACCGAGAGGGAGGGGGCTGATGCGGGCCCGGGGGAGGGGTCGTGCGGCCCCTCCGGGCAGCCGTGGCCGCGGAAGGGGGGGGCCCCATAGAGGAAGAGGTAGGCCCCGGAGCCTCCTGTCTCTTCCCAGGGCCCAGGCGTCCTGGGCCCCTCAACTTCCTACGGGACTGACCAGCTCTCCTATCCCTTGTGTCCCCTCCCAGGGGGAGGCCCCCGCTGAGATGGGGGCGCTGGTGCTGGAGAAGGAGCCCAGAGGAGCCACCGAGAGAG TTCATGGCTCTTTGGGGGACACCCCTCGTAGTGAGGAGATCCTGCCCAAGGCCAACCCCGACTCCCTGGAGACTGCTGGTCCCTCATCCCCAGCCTCTGTCACGGTCACCGTCGGCGATGAGGGGGCTGACACACCTGTAGGGGCCACACCACTCATTGGGGATGAACCCGAGAATCTCGAGGGAGATGGGGACCTCCATGGGGGCCGCATCCTGATGG GCCATGCCACAAAGTCATTCCCGTCTTCCCCCAGTAAGGGGGGTGCTTGTCCCAGCCGAGCCAAGATGTCAATGACAGGGGCCGGAAAATCACCCCCATCAGTCCAGAGTTTGGCTATGAGGCTGCTGAGTATGCCGGGGGCCCAGGGGGCAACAGCAGCAGGGCCTGAACCCCCTCCGGCCACAGCCAGCCCGGAGGGGCAGCCCAAGGTCCATCGAGCCAGGAAAACCATGTCCAAACCAGGAAATGGACAG cccccagtcccTGAGAAGCGGCCCCCTGAAGTGCAGCATTTCCGCATGAGTGATGATGTGCACTCGCTGGGGAAGGTGACCTCAG atGTGGCCAAAAGGAGGAAGCTGAACTCAGGAGGTGGCCTG TCAGAGGAGTTGGGTTCTGCACGGGGTTCGAGAGAAGTGACCCTGGAGAAGGGGGACCCCGGGTCCCTGGAGGAGTGGGAAACGGTGGTGGGGGATGACTTCAGCCTCTACTACGATTCCTACTCTGTGGATGAGCGGGTGGACTCTGACAGCAAG TCTGAGGTCGAAGCTCTGGCTGAACAACtgagtgaggaagaggaagaggaggaggaggaagaggaggaggaggaagaggaggaggaggaagaggaagaggaggaggaagatgaagagTCAGGCAATCAGTCTGACAGG AGTGGTTCCAGCGGCCGGCGCAAAGCCAAAAAGAAATGGCGGAAGGACAGCCCGTGGGTGAAGCCATCACGGAAACGGCGGAAGCGGGAGCCTCCGAGGGCCAAGGAGCCACGAG gAGTGAATGGTGTGGGCTCCTCAGGCCCCAGTGAGTACATGGAGGTCCCTCTGGGGTCCCTGGAGCTGCCCAGCGAGGGGACCCTCTCTCCCAACCACGCTG GGGTGTCCAATGACACATCTTCGCTGGAGACAGAGCGTGGGTTTGAGGAGTTGCCCCTCTGCAGCTGCCGCATGGAGGCACCCAAGATAGACCGCATCAGCGAGAGAGCGGGGCACAAGTGCATGGCCACGGAGAGCGTGGATGGAGAG CTGTCGGGCTGCAACGCTGCAATCCTGAAGCGGGAGACCATGAGACCATCCAGCCGCGTGGCACTGATGGTGCTCTGTGAGACCCACCGTGCCCGCATGGTCAAACACCACTGCTGCCCAGGCTGTGGCTACTTCTGCACGGCG GGCACCTTCCTGGAGTGTCACCCCGACTTCCGAGTGGCCCACCGCTTCCACAAGGCCTGTGTGTCCCAGCTGAACGGGATGGTCTTCTGTCCCCACTGTGGGGAGGATGCATCTGAGGCCCAGGAGGTGACCATCCCCCGGGGGGATGGGGTGACCCCACCGGCTGGCactgcagcccctgcccccccgcccctgGCCCAGGATGCCCCTGGGAGAGCGGACACTTCCCAGCCCAG CGCCCGGATGCGAGGACAGGGGGAGCCCCGGCGTCCACCCTGCGACCCCCTGGCTGACACCATCGACAGCTCGGGGCCCTCCCTAACCCTGCCCAATGGGGGCTGCCTCTCAGCTGTGGGGCTGCCACCTGGCCCAGGCCGGGAGGCCCTGGAAAAGGCCCTGGTCATCCAGGAGTCAGAGAG GCGGAAGAAACTCCGTTTCCACCCCCGGCAGCTGTACCTGTCCGTGAAGCAGGGGGAGCTGCAGAAGGTGATCCTGATGCTGT TGGACAACCTGGACCCCAACTTCCAGAGCGACCAGCAGAGCAAGCGCACGCCCCTGCACGCGGCTGCCCAGAAGGGCTCTGTGGAGATCTGCCACGTACTGCTGCAG GCTGGGGCGAACATCAATGCTGTGGACAAGCAGCAGCGGACGCCGCTGATGGAGGCCGTGGTGAACAACCACCTGGAGGTGGCTCGCTACATGGTGCAGCGCGGGGGCTGCGTCTACAGCAAG GAGGAAGATGGCTCCACCTGCCTCCACCACGCAGCCAAAATTGGGAATCTGGAGATGGTCAGCCTGCTGCTCGGGACGGGACAGGTGGACGTCAACGCCCAG GACAGTGGGGGGTGGACGCCCATCATCTGGGCCGCAGAGCACAAGCACATCGAGGTGATCCGCATGCTGCTGACACGGGGTGCCGACGTCACCCTCACAGACAAT GAGGAGAACATCTGCCTGCACTGGGCCTCGTTCACTGGCAGCGCCGCCATCGCAGAGGTTCTCCTGAATGCCCGCTGCGACCTCCATGCTGTCAACTACCACGGGGACACGCCCCTACACATCGCAGCCCGGGAGAGCTACCACGACTGCGTGCT GTTGTTCCTGTCACGCGGGGCAAACCCTGAGCTGCGGAACAAGGAGGGGGACACGGCGTGGGACCTGACCCCCGAGCGCTCTGACGTGTGGTTTGCACTCCAGCTCAACCGCAAGCTGCGGCTCGGGGTGGGAAATCGGGCCATCCGCACTGAGAAGATCATCTGCCG GGACGTGGCTCGGGGCTATGAGAACGTGCCCATTCCCTGTGTCAACGGTGTGGACGGGGAGCCCTGCCCCGAGGATTACAAGTACATCTCGGAGAACTGCGAGACGTCCACCATGAACATCGACCGCAACATCACCCACCTACAG CACTGCACATGCGTGGATGACTGCTCCAGCTCCAACTGCCTGTGTGGCCAGCTCAGCATTCGCTGCTGGTATGACAAG GACGGGCGGCTGCTCCAGGAATTTAACAAGATCGAGCCCCCGCTGATTTTTGAGTGTAACCAGGCGTGCTCCTGCTGGAGAAACTGCAAGAACCGGGTAGTGCAGAGTGGCATCAA ggtGCGACTGCAGCTCTACCGCACAGCCAAGATGGGCTGGGGGGTCCGAGCCCTGCAGACCATTCCCCAGGGGACTTTCATTTGCGA GTATGTCGGCGAGCTGATCTCCGATGCTGAGGCTGATGTGAGAGAGGATGATTCTTACCTCTTCGACTTAGACAACAAG GATGGAGAGGTGTACTGCATCGACGCCCGTTACTACGGCAACATCAGCCGCTTCATCAACCACTTGTGTGACCCCAACATCATCCCCGTGCGTGTCTTCATGCTGCACCAAGACCTGCGATTTCCACGCATTGCCTTCTTCAGCTCCCGAGACATCCGGGCCGGGGAGGAGCTGGG GTTTGACTATGGTGACCGCTTCTGGGACATCAAAAGCAAATATTTCACCTGCCAGTGTGGCTCTGAGAAGTGCAAGCACTCAGCTGAGGCCATTGCCCTGGAGCAGAGCCGCCTGGCCCGCCTGGATCCCCACCCCGAGCTGCTGCCTGAGCTCGGCTCCCTGCCCCCCGTCAACCCCTGA
- the EHMT2 gene encoding histone-lysine N-methyltransferase EHMT2 isoform X2, producing MLRGCIGAGGPGRDLQQSGGPAPGADEGTRGWEVGGVGTEARVQPPAAPEWAAGAGAPGTRARGTRGRPPGWGTAGAGGVGARGPRGLGDKGGEARAAGRRGRGRGAEAPPPPPPLFSVPEMRGLPRGRGLMRARGRGRAAPPGSRGRGRGGPHRGRGRPRSLLSLPRAQASWAPQLPTGLTSSPIPCVPSQGEAPAEMGALVLEKEPRGATERVHGSLGDTPRSEEILPKANPDSLETAGPSSPASVTVTVGDEGADTPVGATPLIGDEPENLEGDGDLHGGRILMGHATKSFPSSPSKGGACPSRAKMSMTGAGKSPPSVQSLAMRLLSMPGAQGATAAGPEPPPATASPEGQPKVHRARKTMSKPGNGQPPVPEKRPPEVQHFRMSDDVHSLGKVTSDVAKRRKLNSGGGLSEELGSARGSREVTLEKGDPGSLEEWETVVGDDFSLYYDSYSVDERVDSDSKSEVEALAEQLSEEEEEEEEEEEEEEEEEEEEEEEEEDEESGNQSDRSGSSGRRKAKKKWRKDSPWVKPSRKRRKREPPRAKEPRGVSNDTSSLETERGFEELPLCSCRMEAPKIDRISERAGHKCMATESVDGELSGCNAAILKRETMRPSSRVALMVLCETHRARMVKHHCCPGCGYFCTAGTFLECHPDFRVAHRFHKACVSQLNGMVFCPHCGEDASEAQEVTIPRGDGVTPPAGTAAPAPPPLAQDAPGRADTSQPSARMRGQGEPRRPPCDPLADTIDSSGPSLTLPNGGCLSAVGLPPGPGREALEKALVIQESERRKKLRFHPRQLYLSVKQGELQKVILMLLDNLDPNFQSDQQSKRTPLHAAAQKGSVEICHVLLQAGANINAVDKQQRTPLMEAVVNNHLEVARYMVQRGGCVYSKEEDGSTCLHHAAKIGNLEMVSLLLGTGQVDVNAQDSGGWTPIIWAAEHKHIEVIRMLLTRGADVTLTDNEENICLHWASFTGSAAIAEVLLNARCDLHAVNYHGDTPLHIAARESYHDCVLLFLSRGANPELRNKEGDTAWDLTPERSDVWFALQLNRKLRLGVGNRAIRTEKIICRDVARGYENVPIPCVNGVDGEPCPEDYKYISENCETSTMNIDRNITHLQHCTCVDDCSSSNCLCGQLSIRCWYDKDGRLLQEFNKIEPPLIFECNQACSCWRNCKNRVVQSGIKVRLQLYRTAKMGWGVRALQTIPQGTFICEYVGELISDAEADVREDDSYLFDLDNKDGEVYCIDARYYGNISRFINHLCDPNIIPVRVFMLHQDLRFPRIAFFSSRDIRAGEELGFDYGDRFWDIKSKYFTCQCGSEKCKHSAEAIALEQSRLARLDPHPELLPELGSLPPVNP from the exons ATGCTCCGGGGGTGCATCGGGGCCGGGGGGCCCGGGCGAGACTTGCAGCAATCCGGAGGGCCAGCACCGGGGGCGGATGAGGGGaccagggggtgggaggtggggggagtgggCACCGAGGCGCGCGTGCAGCCGCCGGCTGCCCCCGAGTGGGCAGCGGGCGCCGGCGCCCCAGGAACACGCGCGAGGGGCACGAGGGGCCGTCCACCGGGCTGGGGGACAGCGGGTGCTGGAGGGGTTGGTGCCCGGGGTCCCCGCGGCCTGGGGGACAAAGGGGGAGAGGCGCGTGCAgccgggaggagggggcggggccggggtgcggaggccccgccccctccccctcctctcttctcGGTCCCTGAGATGCGGGGTCTACCGAGAGGGAGGGGGCTGATGCGGGCCCGGGGGAGGGGTCGTGCGGCCCCTCCGGGCAGCCGTGGCCGCGGAAGGGGGGGGCCCCATAGAGGAAGAGGTAGGCCCCGGAGCCTCCTGTCTCTTCCCAGGGCCCAGGCGTCCTGGGCCCCTCAACTTCCTACGGGACTGACCAGCTCTCCTATCCCTTGTGTCCCCTCCCAGGGGGAGGCCCCCGCTGAGATGGGGGCGCTGGTGCTGGAGAAGGAGCCCAGAGGAGCCACCGAGAGAG TTCATGGCTCTTTGGGGGACACCCCTCGTAGTGAGGAGATCCTGCCCAAGGCCAACCCCGACTCCCTGGAGACTGCTGGTCCCTCATCCCCAGCCTCTGTCACGGTCACCGTCGGCGATGAGGGGGCTGACACACCTGTAGGGGCCACACCACTCATTGGGGATGAACCCGAGAATCTCGAGGGAGATGGGGACCTCCATGGGGGCCGCATCCTGATGG GCCATGCCACAAAGTCATTCCCGTCTTCCCCCAGTAAGGGGGGTGCTTGTCCCAGCCGAGCCAAGATGTCAATGACAGGGGCCGGAAAATCACCCCCATCAGTCCAGAGTTTGGCTATGAGGCTGCTGAGTATGCCGGGGGCCCAGGGGGCAACAGCAGCAGGGCCTGAACCCCCTCCGGCCACAGCCAGCCCGGAGGGGCAGCCCAAGGTCCATCGAGCCAGGAAAACCATGTCCAAACCAGGAAATGGACAG cccccagtcccTGAGAAGCGGCCCCCTGAAGTGCAGCATTTCCGCATGAGTGATGATGTGCACTCGCTGGGGAAGGTGACCTCAG atGTGGCCAAAAGGAGGAAGCTGAACTCAGGAGGTGGCCTG TCAGAGGAGTTGGGTTCTGCACGGGGTTCGAGAGAAGTGACCCTGGAGAAGGGGGACCCCGGGTCCCTGGAGGAGTGGGAAACGGTGGTGGGGGATGACTTCAGCCTCTACTACGATTCCTACTCTGTGGATGAGCGGGTGGACTCTGACAGCAAG TCTGAGGTCGAAGCTCTGGCTGAACAACtgagtgaggaagaggaagaggaggaggaggaagaggaggaggaggaagaggaggaggaggaagaggaagaggaggaggaagatgaagagTCAGGCAATCAGTCTGACAGG AGTGGTTCCAGCGGCCGGCGCAAAGCCAAAAAGAAATGGCGGAAGGACAGCCCGTGGGTGAAGCCATCACGGAAACGGCGGAAGCGGGAGCCTCCGAGGGCCAAGGAGCCACGAG GGGTGTCCAATGACACATCTTCGCTGGAGACAGAGCGTGGGTTTGAGGAGTTGCCCCTCTGCAGCTGCCGCATGGAGGCACCCAAGATAGACCGCATCAGCGAGAGAGCGGGGCACAAGTGCATGGCCACGGAGAGCGTGGATGGAGAG CTGTCGGGCTGCAACGCTGCAATCCTGAAGCGGGAGACCATGAGACCATCCAGCCGCGTGGCACTGATGGTGCTCTGTGAGACCCACCGTGCCCGCATGGTCAAACACCACTGCTGCCCAGGCTGTGGCTACTTCTGCACGGCG GGCACCTTCCTGGAGTGTCACCCCGACTTCCGAGTGGCCCACCGCTTCCACAAGGCCTGTGTGTCCCAGCTGAACGGGATGGTCTTCTGTCCCCACTGTGGGGAGGATGCATCTGAGGCCCAGGAGGTGACCATCCCCCGGGGGGATGGGGTGACCCCACCGGCTGGCactgcagcccctgcccccccgcccctgGCCCAGGATGCCCCTGGGAGAGCGGACACTTCCCAGCCCAG CGCCCGGATGCGAGGACAGGGGGAGCCCCGGCGTCCACCCTGCGACCCCCTGGCTGACACCATCGACAGCTCGGGGCCCTCCCTAACCCTGCCCAATGGGGGCTGCCTCTCAGCTGTGGGGCTGCCACCTGGCCCAGGCCGGGAGGCCCTGGAAAAGGCCCTGGTCATCCAGGAGTCAGAGAG GCGGAAGAAACTCCGTTTCCACCCCCGGCAGCTGTACCTGTCCGTGAAGCAGGGGGAGCTGCAGAAGGTGATCCTGATGCTGT TGGACAACCTGGACCCCAACTTCCAGAGCGACCAGCAGAGCAAGCGCACGCCCCTGCACGCGGCTGCCCAGAAGGGCTCTGTGGAGATCTGCCACGTACTGCTGCAG GCTGGGGCGAACATCAATGCTGTGGACAAGCAGCAGCGGACGCCGCTGATGGAGGCCGTGGTGAACAACCACCTGGAGGTGGCTCGCTACATGGTGCAGCGCGGGGGCTGCGTCTACAGCAAG GAGGAAGATGGCTCCACCTGCCTCCACCACGCAGCCAAAATTGGGAATCTGGAGATGGTCAGCCTGCTGCTCGGGACGGGACAGGTGGACGTCAACGCCCAG GACAGTGGGGGGTGGACGCCCATCATCTGGGCCGCAGAGCACAAGCACATCGAGGTGATCCGCATGCTGCTGACACGGGGTGCCGACGTCACCCTCACAGACAAT GAGGAGAACATCTGCCTGCACTGGGCCTCGTTCACTGGCAGCGCCGCCATCGCAGAGGTTCTCCTGAATGCCCGCTGCGACCTCCATGCTGTCAACTACCACGGGGACACGCCCCTACACATCGCAGCCCGGGAGAGCTACCACGACTGCGTGCT GTTGTTCCTGTCACGCGGGGCAAACCCTGAGCTGCGGAACAAGGAGGGGGACACGGCGTGGGACCTGACCCCCGAGCGCTCTGACGTGTGGTTTGCACTCCAGCTCAACCGCAAGCTGCGGCTCGGGGTGGGAAATCGGGCCATCCGCACTGAGAAGATCATCTGCCG GGACGTGGCTCGGGGCTATGAGAACGTGCCCATTCCCTGTGTCAACGGTGTGGACGGGGAGCCCTGCCCCGAGGATTACAAGTACATCTCGGAGAACTGCGAGACGTCCACCATGAACATCGACCGCAACATCACCCACCTACAG CACTGCACATGCGTGGATGACTGCTCCAGCTCCAACTGCCTGTGTGGCCAGCTCAGCATTCGCTGCTGGTATGACAAG GACGGGCGGCTGCTCCAGGAATTTAACAAGATCGAGCCCCCGCTGATTTTTGAGTGTAACCAGGCGTGCTCCTGCTGGAGAAACTGCAAGAACCGGGTAGTGCAGAGTGGCATCAA ggtGCGACTGCAGCTCTACCGCACAGCCAAGATGGGCTGGGGGGTCCGAGCCCTGCAGACCATTCCCCAGGGGACTTTCATTTGCGA GTATGTCGGCGAGCTGATCTCCGATGCTGAGGCTGATGTGAGAGAGGATGATTCTTACCTCTTCGACTTAGACAACAAG GATGGAGAGGTGTACTGCATCGACGCCCGTTACTACGGCAACATCAGCCGCTTCATCAACCACTTGTGTGACCCCAACATCATCCCCGTGCGTGTCTTCATGCTGCACCAAGACCTGCGATTTCCACGCATTGCCTTCTTCAGCTCCCGAGACATCCGGGCCGGGGAGGAGCTGGG GTTTGACTATGGTGACCGCTTCTGGGACATCAAAAGCAAATATTTCACCTGCCAGTGTGGCTCTGAGAAGTGCAAGCACTCAGCTGAGGCCATTGCCCTGGAGCAGAGCCGCCTGGCCCGCCTGGATCCCCACCCCGAGCTGCTGCCTGAGCTCGGCTCCCTGCCCCCCGTCAACCCCTGA